The following coding sequences lie in one Panicum virgatum strain AP13 chromosome 6N, P.virgatum_v5, whole genome shotgun sequence genomic window:
- the LOC120678331 gene encoding eudesmanediol synthase-like: MATASQFFFLMALMGAGQVVNNEAFEWAHNMPDMSHATAEIGRFINDIAAYKLGKCKNDAPSAVECYMKEYGMTGEEAMAAVAEMIEQAWRRMNRAYMELKGTLKPAAQCLLNLGRSFETFYLHGSKDGLTYGRDVKELITLYFLKEVHV; the protein is encoded by the exons ATGGCGACGGCCTCTCAGTTCTTCTTCTTAATGGCACTAATGGGAGCAGGCCAAGTGGTAAACAATGAGGCGTTCGAGTGGGCACATAACATGCCTGACATGTCCCATGCCACTGCAGAAATTGGTCGTTTCATCAATGACATTGCTGCTTACAAG CTAGGAAAGTGCAAAAATGATGCGCCCAGCGCCGTGGAGTGCTATATGAAGGAATATGGCATGACTGGGGAAGAGGCAATGGCAGCGGTCGCTGAGATGATAGAGCAAGCGTGGAGGAGGATGAACAGAGCTTATATGGAGTTGAAAGGCACACTAAAGCCGGCAGCACAATGTTTGCTGAACTTGGGAAGGTCGTTTGAGACCTTCTACCTTCATGGCAGCAAGGACGGTCTCACCTATGGCCGTGACGTCAAGGAACTCATCACCCTGTACTTCCTGAAGGAAGTCCATGTCTAA